The Carnobacterium sp. 17-4 genome has a window encoding:
- the map gene encoding type I methionyl aminopeptidase produces the protein MITLKSQREIDAMDESGALLANVHVALRDFIKPGITSWEINEFAHNYIEEHGAIPEQIGFEGYEYATCVSVNDEICHGFPSKKEILKNGDLIKVDMVVNLKGAMSDSCWSYIVGEGTPETEKLMEVTKKALYLGIEQAQVGNRIGDIGHAIQTYVEAEGFSVVREFVGHGIGPTMHEAPSVPHYGEAGKGLRLKEGMVITIEPMVNTGTWKSKMDDNGWTARTKDGGLSCQFEHTLAITKDGPKILTEQKD, from the coding sequence TTGATTACACTAAAATCACAACGTGAAATTGATGCAATGGATGAATCAGGTGCTTTGTTGGCGAATGTCCATGTAGCCTTAAGAGATTTTATCAAACCAGGTATTACAAGCTGGGAAATCAACGAATTTGCACACAATTATATTGAAGAACACGGAGCTATCCCAGAACAAATTGGGTTTGAAGGATATGAATATGCAACATGTGTCAGCGTGAATGATGAAATTTGTCATGGCTTCCCAAGCAAAAAAGAAATTTTGAAAAATGGGGATTTGATCAAAGTCGATATGGTTGTTAATTTAAAAGGAGCTATGTCTGATTCTTGCTGGAGCTATATCGTCGGTGAAGGAACTCCTGAAACGGAAAAATTGATGGAAGTAACAAAAAAAGCTCTTTACCTAGGGATTGAGCAAGCACAAGTTGGAAATCGTATCGGCGACATCGGCCATGCTATCCAAACGTACGTTGAAGCAGAAGGATTCTCTGTAGTTCGTGAATTTGTTGGACACGGGATTGGACCCACTATGCATGAAGCACCATCTGTACCACATTATGGGGAAGCTGGAAAAGGCCTTCGCTTAAAAGAAGGTATGGTGATTACGATTGAACCCATGGTCAATACTGGAACATGGAAGTCTAAAATGGATGACAACGGTTGGACTGCCCGCACAAAAGACGGTGGATTAAGTTGTCAATTTGAACACACATTAGCGATCACAAAAGATGGTCCAAAAATTTTGACGGAACAAAAAGACTAA
- a CDS encoding YihY/virulence factor BrkB family protein, which produces MLAKGQLSKLELKKEEIIRVVKKFGVILIQKYREAEVWNSGAIISYYLLLSIFPVMVVVSNVLPYLRLDAAELLPYIENAVPTYFFHQLENLLMNWFSKSSGGILSIAVIGALWSSSRGMNAMQVSMNKAYGVEPRRNIVIIRLFSLILTTSLILCIMVLVIIFGFGQLILEYITPVFELPLMISETFQSLRWPVTVSVLFIIFCVLYYFVPHAKVTLKSVLPGAAISTIGWMLVSQVFAIYVEYFAFGAKTYGTIGTFMIMLIWLQVIGSLMTAGAVINASIEVYQNGFINEPKPFRTRKYIRSKIKVFSNKKYVIKK; this is translated from the coding sequence ATGTTGGCAAAAGGTCAGTTAAGCAAGTTAGAATTAAAGAAAGAAGAAATAATAAGGGTAGTAAAAAAGTTTGGTGTCATTCTCATTCAAAAATATCGGGAAGCTGAAGTATGGAATTCAGGAGCTATTATTAGTTATTATTTGTTATTGTCCATTTTCCCCGTGATGGTTGTAGTTAGTAATGTACTGCCTTACTTGCGCTTAGATGCCGCAGAACTATTGCCTTATATAGAAAATGCTGTCCCAACTTACTTTTTTCATCAATTAGAGAACTTATTGATGAATTGGTTTAGTAAGAGCAGTGGGGGTATTTTATCTATTGCCGTAATTGGAGCACTTTGGTCATCCAGTCGAGGAATGAATGCGATGCAAGTAAGTATGAATAAAGCTTATGGTGTTGAGCCTAGAAGAAATATTGTGATCATTCGATTATTTTCGCTAATTTTAACGACATCACTAATTTTGTGTATTATGGTACTGGTCATTATTTTCGGATTTGGTCAATTGATATTAGAATACATTACTCCAGTATTCGAATTGCCTTTAATGATTAGTGAGACGTTTCAAAGTCTAAGGTGGCCCGTAACGGTGAGTGTGCTATTTATTATTTTTTGTGTGTTGTATTACTTTGTTCCACATGCAAAAGTAACCTTAAAAAGTGTTCTTCCTGGAGCAGCAATTTCAACGATTGGTTGGATGTTGGTTTCCCAAGTATTTGCTATTTATGTAGAATACTTTGCTTTTGGTGCAAAAACGTATGGAACTATTGGAACATTCATGATCATGTTGATATGGCTTCAAGTTATTGGGTCACTAATGACTGCAGGTGCAGTTATCAATGCATCTATAGAAGTTTATCAAAACGGATTCATTAATGAGCCAAAACCATTTCGTACAAGAAAATATATTCGATCTAAAATAAAGGTATTTTCTAATAAAAAATATGTCATAAAAAAATAA
- a CDS encoding aminopeptidase codes for MVLPNFEENLQKYAHLLVKSGINVTKGHTVVLQIDVDQAPLARLITKEAYALGATEVIVKWADDVVNREQFIGTPQDRLTAIPQYKIDESLDQIAKGASRISVRSSDPDALSGVDSDKIAAYQSAAGKALSEQRKATQANKVSWTVAAAAGAKWAAKVFPDLPTEEEQVDALWDAIFKAVSLYDADPVESWAKKDITLNEKAEELNKEQFVALHYTAPGTDLTVGLPEGHRWEGAGSDNVRGERFMANMPTEEVFTAPDANRVDGVVSSTKPLSYAGNTILNMEFTFKDGKVVNVTAEQGKEVLKNLVATDEGSARLGEVALVPDPSPISQSGIVFFNTLFDENASNHLALGSAYAFSLIGGTEMSEEELKAAGLNRSTVHVDFMIGSDKMDVDGIRKDGSTVPVFRNGDWA; via the coding sequence ATGGTATTGCCAAACTTTGAAGAAAATTTACAAAAATACGCTCATTTGCTTGTTAAATCAGGTATAAATGTTACAAAAGGACATACAGTCGTATTGCAAATCGATGTAGATCAAGCACCCTTGGCTCGTTTAATTACCAAAGAAGCTTATGCTTTAGGCGCTACAGAAGTTATTGTGAAATGGGCCGATGATGTCGTGAACCGTGAACAATTTATCGGAACACCTCAAGATCGTTTAACTGCTATTCCACAATATAAAATTGATGAATCATTAGACCAAATTGCTAAAGGAGCTAGCCGTATCAGTGTTCGTTCTTCAGATCCAGATGCATTATCTGGTGTAGATAGCGATAAAATCGCTGCTTATCAATCTGCAGCTGGAAAAGCATTAAGTGAACAACGTAAAGCGACTCAAGCAAATAAAGTTAGTTGGACAGTTGCTGCAGCTGCTGGCGCCAAATGGGCAGCTAAAGTATTCCCTGACTTACCAACTGAAGAAGAACAAGTTGATGCATTATGGGACGCTATCTTTAAAGCTGTTAGTCTTTATGACGCTGATCCTGTTGAATCTTGGGCTAAAAAAGATATCACGTTGAATGAAAAAGCTGAAGAATTAAACAAAGAACAATTTGTAGCCTTGCACTACACAGCTCCTGGTACTGATTTAACGGTTGGTTTACCTGAAGGTCATCGTTGGGAAGGTGCCGGTAGTGATAACGTTCGTGGCGAACGCTTCATGGCAAATATGCCCACTGAAGAAGTCTTCACTGCTCCTGACGCTAACCGCGTTGACGGTGTGGTTAGCAGCACTAAGCCATTAAGCTATGCTGGTAACACGATTTTAAACATGGAATTTACATTTAAAGACGGTAAAGTAGTAAATGTTACTGCTGAACAAGGCAAAGAGGTCTTGAAAAATTTAGTTGCGACAGACGAAGGTTCTGCACGATTAGGTGAAGTAGCTTTAGTTCCTGATCCTTCTCCTATCTCTCAATCCGGTATCGTATTTTTCAATACTTTATTCGATGAAAATGCCTCAAACCATTTAGCTTTAGGCTCTGCTTATGCTTTTAGTTTGATTGGCGGGACAGAAATGTCGGAAGAAGAATTAAAAGCTGCCGGTTTAAATCGTTCAACGGTTCATGTTGACTTTATGATTGGTTCTGACAAAATGGATGTGGATGGTATCCGCAAAGATGGTAGTACTGTTCCCGTTTTCCGTAATGGTGATTGGGCTTAA
- a CDS encoding WecB/TagA/CpsF family glycosyltransferase — protein MEHKKVSVLGVSFDNKTKETFLEELMDRVNHKQKSFVVTANPEIVMYAKKDPAYMSLMKKADYIIADGIGIIKGSKILGTPIVERVAGYDLMLALLEEANKKGSRVYLLGAQEEVLQNTVKTVRERYPSINLVGARNGYFDFSDGSIIESIQATQPDMVFVALGYPKQEQWIQHYMTTASKGLLMGVGGSFDVLSGKSKRAPKVFIQLNMEWLYRLIKQPYRLKRMMALPHFLREVRNEKKQFSKK, from the coding sequence ATGGAGCATAAAAAAGTATCTGTATTAGGAGTTTCTTTTGACAATAAAACAAAAGAAACTTTCCTTGAAGAGTTAATGGATCGGGTCAACCACAAACAAAAATCTTTTGTGGTGACCGCTAATCCAGAAATTGTGATGTATGCAAAAAAAGATCCTGCTTATATGTCACTAATGAAAAAAGCGGACTATATTATTGCTGACGGAATTGGCATTATAAAAGGATCAAAAATATTAGGAACTCCAATTGTAGAACGAGTTGCAGGGTACGATTTAATGTTGGCTTTGCTTGAAGAAGCCAATAAAAAAGGCAGCCGAGTTTACTTGTTAGGCGCACAAGAAGAGGTTTTACAAAATACTGTTAAAACCGTGCGTGAACGCTACCCTTCTATCAATCTAGTAGGTGCTAGAAACGGCTACTTTGATTTTTCGGATGGTTCGATTATTGAATCGATTCAAGCGACACAACCAGACATGGTCTTTGTTGCGTTAGGTTATCCAAAACAAGAACAATGGATCCAACACTATATGACTACCGCTTCAAAAGGTTTGTTAATGGGCGTAGGCGGCAGCTTCGATGTTCTTTCAGGAAAATCAAAGCGTGCGCCAAAAGTATTTATTCAATTGAATATGGAGTGGTTGTATCGTTTAATTAAACAACCTTATCGATTGAAACGGATGATGGCCTTGCCTCACTTCTTACGCGAAGTAAGAAATGAAAAGAAACAATTCTCCAAAAAATAG
- a CDS encoding RluA family pseudouridine synthase, whose protein sequence is MSKKTTYTPKKNTNNQLYTVTEPMELLPFLLSIMSHTSRNSVKSILTRGQVTVDGKVIKKHNHPLLPNQVVAIQSNKAAIKETALVGMTILYEDDAIIVIDKEAGLLSIAAKFAQELTAHRQLINYVKQENHNNRIYVVHRLDRDTSGVMVFAKTEQVKQEMQENWKDIVKERIYSVLVEGIVSEDEGSIKTWLTESKAMKVHSATYDNGGKLAITHYKKIRNNDEFTLLEARLETGRKNQIRVHMETLGHPVAGDKKYGATSNPLKRLGLHATTLALIHPTSKELVRFHSKVPKVFLMHSK, encoded by the coding sequence ATGAGTAAAAAAACAACCTATACCCCTAAAAAAAATACCAATAATCAGCTATATACGGTAACTGAACCAATGGAATTACTGCCTTTTCTATTAAGTATCATGAGTCACACAAGTCGTAATTCAGTCAAATCAATTTTAACCAGAGGCCAAGTGACTGTGGATGGAAAAGTAATAAAAAAACATAACCATCCTTTGCTTCCTAATCAAGTTGTCGCAATTCAATCCAATAAAGCAGCGATTAAAGAGACAGCTTTAGTTGGAATGACTATTCTGTATGAAGACGATGCGATTATTGTTATCGATAAAGAAGCTGGTTTATTGTCTATTGCTGCTAAATTCGCTCAAGAATTAACAGCACACCGTCAATTGATCAACTATGTCAAACAAGAGAATCACAACAACCGTATATACGTGGTTCATCGCTTAGACCGCGATACTTCAGGTGTAATGGTTTTTGCAAAAACAGAACAGGTCAAACAAGAGATGCAAGAAAACTGGAAAGACATCGTCAAAGAACGGATCTACTCTGTTTTAGTCGAAGGCATCGTTTCTGAAGATGAAGGCTCGATTAAGACGTGGTTAACAGAAAGCAAAGCGATGAAAGTTCATTCAGCTACCTATGATAATGGTGGGAAATTAGCCATTACCCATTACAAAAAAATACGGAACAACGATGAATTCACATTACTAGAAGCACGTTTGGAAACTGGACGTAAAAACCAAATTCGTGTTCATATGGAAACACTTGGTCACCCCGTTGCAGGAGACAAGAAATATGGCGCAACTTCTAATCCTTTAAAACGATTGGGTTTGCATGCCACTACATTAGCTTTGATTCACCCTACTAGCAAAGAACTGGTTCGGTTCCATTCAAAAGTGCCTAAAGTTTTCTTGATGCACTCAAAATAG
- a CDS encoding TetR/AcrR family transcriptional regulator, whose translation MARKKTILKSQILETAYQVVKTEGFEGFTARNIAKKMDCSTQPIYLEFKNMDDLKQELVVKIKNYIDETIYTKERTEDPLLNMCLNYVYFAKEEPVFFKALFFESQLDTDQMHDISLDKMIEVFKQNEGTKDLSKAEKMKLFKNIWITVHGTAVLIAQGFLKFHEKDVTDYINQVLVQHVPNYTA comes from the coding sequence ATGGCTAGAAAGAAAACAATTTTAAAATCACAAATTCTTGAAACAGCTTATCAAGTTGTTAAAACAGAAGGATTTGAAGGTTTTACAGCACGCAACATTGCTAAAAAAATGGATTGCTCAACGCAGCCTATATATCTAGAATTTAAAAACATGGATGACTTAAAACAAGAACTCGTTGTGAAAATTAAAAACTATATCGATGAGACTATTTATACAAAAGAACGCACAGAAGATCCATTGCTCAATATGTGTTTGAACTATGTTTATTTTGCAAAAGAGGAACCTGTTTTTTTCAAAGCACTTTTCTTTGAGTCACAACTGGACACTGATCAAATGCATGACATTTCATTGGATAAGATGATCGAAGTTTTTAAACAAAATGAAGGAACTAAAGACTTGTCTAAAGCTGAAAAAATGAAACTATTTAAGAATATTTGGATTACAGTTCATGGTACAGCTGTGTTAATTGCACAAGGCTTCTTGAAGTTCCACGAAAAAGACGTAACCGATTATATCAACCAAGTATTAGTACAACATGTTCCAAATTATACAGCATAA
- a CDS encoding acyltransferase, translating into MKERVLYADILRVAATFLVITIHIVSRDFELYAIDSYQWQVLNIYDSFARMSVPIFFMLSGIFFLDPNRAFSIKKLYQKNIFRLVTTFIFWSALYAAFFTWNEYRTFNAEVWGVIVEAFKEGHFHLWFLFRMIEIYVMIPFLRKIAEEKKIILYLIAFCWYVGIILPSYYEFPVSSTVTFAERGINLDITFGYVGYFFAGYYLAHYDLKKWIKVAIYLLGVAGLVSTIVVTSIESLKQGKHIDLHYQYLTPNVFFMSAAVFLLAKEKLHFKSVSTLFRSVLTEFSNYSFGIYLIHVLLIFLVWKTGVTTLFMTPILSVPILTTMIFCISYICVKGMAQLPIIKRFI; encoded by the coding sequence ATGAAAGAAAGGGTACTTTATGCGGATATTCTTCGTGTAGCGGCTACATTTTTAGTGATTACGATTCACATTGTCTCACGCGATTTTGAATTGTATGCAATTGATTCATACCAGTGGCAAGTATTAAATATTTACGATAGTTTTGCTCGGATGAGTGTACCAATTTTCTTCATGCTGAGCGGAATCTTTTTTTTAGATCCAAATCGAGCATTTTCGATTAAAAAACTCTATCAAAAGAATATTTTCCGATTGGTAACAACGTTTATATTTTGGTCAGCATTGTATGCAGCCTTTTTTACTTGGAATGAATATCGAACATTCAATGCCGAAGTGTGGGGCGTTATCGTTGAGGCATTTAAGGAAGGGCATTTTCATTTATGGTTTCTTTTTCGGATGATTGAGATTTACGTCATGATTCCCTTTTTAAGAAAAATTGCAGAAGAGAAAAAGATCATTCTCTACCTAATTGCCTTTTGTTGGTATGTCGGTATTATATTACCTTCCTATTATGAATTTCCTGTAAGTTCGACGGTAACCTTTGCTGAAAGAGGCATTAACTTAGACATTACTTTTGGATATGTTGGCTATTTTTTTGCTGGTTATTACCTAGCTCATTATGACTTGAAAAAATGGATCAAAGTTGCGATTTACCTTTTAGGAGTGGCCGGGTTGGTAAGCACGATTGTAGTAACAAGTATAGAATCATTAAAACAAGGCAAGCATATTGATCTCCATTATCAATATTTGACACCAAATGTCTTTTTTATGAGTGCTGCTGTCTTTTTATTAGCGAAAGAAAAATTGCATTTCAAGAGTGTTTCGACCTTGTTTAGGAGCGTTCTTACAGAATTTTCAAACTACTCATTTGGAATCTATTTGATTCATGTACTGCTTATCTTTCTTGTATGGAAAACAGGAGTAACCACACTGTTTATGACTCCAATTTTATCTGTGCCAATTTTGACTACTATGATCTTTTGTATCAGCTACATTTGTGTGAAAGGGATGGCACAGTTGCCGATTATAAAACGATTTATTTGA
- a CDS encoding flavodoxin — translation MTKALIVFASLTGNTAECADIVEEALKDLGVDVETVECMQAEPEDLLDVDICIIGTYTYGNDANLPDEFVDFYEELSEIDLTGKIFGTFGSGDHFYDKFCQSVVDFSDKLASIGAVEGAESVKVDLDANEEDVENLKAFAKALVEKAESVA, via the coding sequence ATGACCAAAGCTTTGATTGTCTTTGCAAGTTTAACCGGGAACACAGCAGAGTGTGCAGATATTGTAGAAGAAGCGTTAAAAGATTTAGGTGTGGATGTTGAAACAGTTGAATGCATGCAAGCTGAACCGGAAGATTTATTGGATGTCGACATCTGTATCATCGGTACGTACACTTATGGGAATGATGCAAATTTACCAGATGAATTCGTAGATTTTTATGAAGAACTGAGTGAAATTGATTTAACAGGCAAAATTTTTGGTACTTTTGGATCAGGAGATCATTTTTACGATAAATTTTGCCAATCAGTAGTTGATTTTTCCGATAAGCTAGCTTCGATTGGTGCAGTAGAAGGTGCTGAAAGTGTCAAAGTTGACTTAGATGCTAATGAGGAAGATGTTGAAAATCTAAAAGCTTTTGCTAAAGCGTTAGTGGAAAAAGCAGAGTCTGTAGCATAA
- a CDS encoding S1 RNA-binding domain-containing protein produces MGIRNLVKKWIGNHNRDIVSTDVVVLEGIENVFLNNDAEVNQSIDYEFYYNMIEQEVELTSTVLSSQYDGELASDVVKVEIDGIPIFIERNELEFKTHQLPLMRYVGEEIQFQLISINEKEGWMLGSAKKIKEKEFELLHKELKKGKIFEAELTKNLRYGAYFLIGNTSVQMLNKDFAEDHTTIGDVLTIGDTINVRFNRITENKNLRVEPIVKYKNEVSVSLEDMEANQVVLGNVRSIKKWGIFVRIAPNLDALCSIPTHLEIKEGDTVSFRITQVLKEERRVRGKIVRLVKKD; encoded by the coding sequence ATGGGTATAAGGAATCTAGTAAAAAAATGGATTGGAAATCACAATAGGGATATAGTCTCAACAGATGTTGTAGTTTTGGAAGGAATTGAAAACGTTTTTTTAAATAACGATGCAGAAGTGAATCAATCAATAGATTATGAATTTTATTATAATATGATTGAACAAGAAGTTGAATTGACCAGTACCGTTTTATCGTCTCAATATGATGGAGAATTAGCTAGTGATGTCGTAAAAGTAGAAATAGACGGGATTCCGATTTTTATTGAACGGAATGAGTTGGAATTTAAAACGCATCAACTGCCATTAATGCGTTATGTAGGTGAAGAAATTCAGTTTCAACTAATCAGCATAAATGAAAAAGAAGGTTGGATGCTAGGATCAGCAAAAAAAATAAAAGAAAAAGAATTTGAATTACTACATAAAGAATTAAAAAAAGGGAAAATATTCGAAGCTGAATTAACCAAGAACTTGCGTTATGGAGCCTACTTTTTAATTGGAAATACCTCTGTTCAAATGCTCAATAAAGATTTCGCAGAAGACCATACTACAATTGGCGATGTCTTAACTATAGGGGATACAATAAATGTAAGGTTTAATCGTATTACTGAAAATAAAAATTTGAGGGTAGAACCCATTGTAAAATATAAAAATGAAGTTTCTGTTTCTTTAGAGGATATGGAAGCTAATCAAGTTGTGCTAGGAAATGTCAGAAGTATAAAAAAATGGGGTATCTTTGTAAGAATTGCACCAAATTTAGATGCATTGTGTTCTATTCCGACTCATTTAGAAATAAAAGAAGGCGATACAGTGTCCTTCAGGATCACACAAGTTTTAAAAGAAGAGAGACGAGTCCGAGGAAAAATTGTTCGTCTGGTAAAAAAAGATTAA
- a CDS encoding glycosyltransferase → MKVLHINAGLEDGGGKNHILSLLSQFDPTTAELLVLENGIIADEAKKLGIVVHVFEQQSRYDLSILKRLTQFINNQSFDIVHTHGARANFIFSTIHKKVAAQWLITVHSDPTLDFMNRGIKGTLFTKFNLASLKKADHLIVVTDSLMNPLLQLGINKNKLTIIYNGLQFNPDTTKPAMTNDKFTLTCVARLHPIKGHERLLDSLHAADFTNFSLNLVGDGELKGTLEKKVQQFGMQENVHFLGFLNKPQVEETIAHSDITVLASSNEGFPMVLLESANQKVPFIATDVGDVALLVPDNSYGWCVPADSVESLTTALNEAYDEWENHTLEAKGERLYQLASNQFSLDRFYKETLSLYEKLAQH, encoded by the coding sequence ATGAAAGTACTCCACATCAATGCGGGCTTAGAAGACGGTGGCGGAAAAAACCATATCCTTTCCCTGCTCTCTCAATTTGATCCTACAACGGCTGAACTGCTCGTTCTAGAAAATGGCATCATTGCGGATGAAGCTAAAAAGCTAGGGATCGTTGTACATGTTTTTGAGCAGCAATCACGTTATGATTTATCTATTTTGAAACGCTTGACTCAGTTCATAAATAACCAGTCTTTTGATATTGTGCATACCCATGGCGCACGTGCGAACTTTATTTTTTCTACGATTCATAAAAAAGTTGCTGCGCAGTGGCTCATCACAGTCCATAGCGATCCTACACTTGATTTTATGAACAGAGGCATCAAAGGAACATTATTCACTAAATTTAATCTAGCCAGTTTAAAAAAAGCGGATCACTTGATTGTAGTAACGGACAGTTTAATGAATCCACTGCTTCAATTAGGCATCAACAAAAATAAACTAACCATTATTTATAATGGGTTACAATTTAATCCGGATACAACTAAACCAGCAATGACGAATGATAAGTTCACTTTGACTTGCGTTGCTCGCTTGCATCCGATTAAAGGACACGAACGACTATTGGACAGTCTACATGCTGCTGACTTCACTAATTTCTCTTTAAACTTAGTTGGCGATGGGGAATTGAAAGGCACACTTGAAAAAAAGGTACAACAATTCGGTATGCAAGAAAATGTTCATTTTTTAGGCTTTTTAAACAAACCACAAGTAGAAGAAACCATTGCTCACTCGGATATCACTGTCTTAGCCTCTTCAAATGAAGGTTTTCCGATGGTTCTACTTGAATCAGCGAACCAAAAAGTGCCTTTTATTGCTACGGATGTCGGTGACGTCGCTCTCTTAGTGCCAGATAACAGCTATGGCTGGTGTGTTCCTGCCGATTCCGTAGAGTCGTTAACAACTGCTCTAAATGAAGCCTACGATGAGTGGGAAAATCATACCTTAGAAGCTAAAGGCGAGCGACTCTATCAATTGGCCTCTAATCAGTTTTCTCTTGACCGTTTTTATAAAGAAACGTTGTCTCTTTACGAAAAATTAGCGCAGCACTAA